In the genome of Peromyscus eremicus chromosome 1, PerEre_H2_v1, whole genome shotgun sequence, the window AGCTGGGGGAGCTGCTGCGCTGTGAGTTTGGCGAGTCCTGTTCGTTGATGGTGTTTAGCAGCAGGCACGCGGGTGGCCGTGGCAGGTGGGGGTGCCCGGGCTCTCGAGCCTGCTCctcagaggacagacagagtCCTTCCTCTTCGTCAACGGGAGGCCGTACGTGACAGCTGTCACAGAAGTCCAGGGGCCCATCCAGGGCATCATCTATGAGCGTACTGAACTCTTTGAGACCATCCTCATGGTGGCCccggttacacacacacacctcaatgcCCGAGTCACCCGTGAAGCGGCGATGTCTGCCAGGTGTCTTGTCTTTGCTGTCGGGGGGTACACTACCATGCTCCGAGCTTGAATCTTTCAGTAGCTCCTCCTTACACTCCGAATCCCTGTCCAGGAAGGCCCCTGGGTCCAGCTCCCCGTGGCCGGCCACCGAGCCACTGGATTCCATTCCGGGGGCTTTGGTGGCTGCCCGGTCAGCGGGCACTTCAGAGGGCTGAGGGTCAGCGACACTCGGGGGTCTTGTGCTGCTTCTACTGGGTCCAGACAAAGGACTGCTCTGTGCTCCCTGGGAGCCCTGGGGCGGGTCAGCGCCTGGGGGGCTGCCACCTGCAGGGCCACCCTgaggaggcagcagctgctgctgtagCTGGAAGGCACTGTACGGTGGTGGAGGAGTTGGAGGTCTGTTCACCACTTCCTCATAAGGAGGTAGTAAATAGTTTGGCAAAAACCCTAAAACAGGGAGGTACGGAGGAGAAATTACTTCACCAGCTGACAAAGCTCACCCTAGACACGACATTGTCCCCTCCCTCTGAAGCGGAGCCACCAAGCGGTGGCTGTGGCTCTTAGCtgtgggaaaggggagggggccgCAACTGCCTACAGcggtggttctcgaccttcccgATGCTGTGACCCCTCAGTGctttctcatgctgtggtgaccccaaccatgaattatttttgctgctactcCACAACtataaatttgctactgttatgaatggtaaatatctgacatgtaggatatctgatatgtgatccccgTGAAAGGATCGTTCAATCTGCCTAGAGGAAGAGCAGTGTGGGTGTGACCTGAAGATCCTTCCTGGCATCTGACCTCCTGCCTTCCTGGGGTGAAGGGACAAGGGGGGCAGGTGTGGTGAACCGGCTGGGAGACAATTCCTTCCTAGATAGAATGGTCCTGTTTCCCAGGACACACAAGCCGcacacttctctctttcttttaaaaggcctctattttttagttttgtgtgGGGTGGCggagtagagggagagaggggagcatGAGTTTATACACTTAGGCGCAGTACCTAGtgctgccagaagagggcgcttgATGGCCTGAACCTGAGTCACAGAGGCCCATCTACGTgggggaactaaacttgggtcatcaggagGATCCATACATGCtctctcttaaccattgagctctCTCCTGTGCTGGCCCCACATTTCTTGCTCAGACTGTATCCTCCACCCGTCCTTGGGCTTCGGTCAAGGGCCCTAACGTAAGCATTGTGGACTACACACTTCGTCCCCCTACCCCTCAGATACGTCATGTACAGGGGCTTTTTCCTATTGATATCCAGATTGACTCTTTCACTACAGTGTGGTTGAAGATGATCTGGAGAGACAAAACAGGCTTCACCTTGACTTGGCTCAGGAGTGGTGGGTTACCAGTCAGGGGTGAGTGTGTCACCTAAGGCACATTAAATACACGCCAGGTGAGTTCCCTCCTGAACGTGTGACTGCCTAGAGGCCCAGGGCATCTCATTTAAAACTGCAGCATCAACTGCCAGCATTTGCTGAGTACTTACTATACACAGGGCACCATGCTCAGCAACTAACTGGTCCTTCCCGCTATGGAAGTCCAAACGCTGGGGCACCATTCTTTTGTATAATGTGCCAGATGGCTTAAGACAAGATGCCTGGCTGGGGCCTCCTCGGATCACGTGAGAGCACGGTATGGGGAACTCCAGTATAAGGATTTCAGTTACATCACCAAGTTCCTTGGTTCTCAGGAAGTCCCCAAACTACCCTTAGACCTGCCTCTTTCAAGAAGACTCCGTAAGGAACAGCCATGGCAGCAAGCCAAACAGGTGGACTCAGGATGATGAGCTACTAAAATTATACTTCCACTGACTatgtgccttaaaaaaaaaaaacccatttcgAGGCCATTCTCATGCTCCGTAGGgaattgaggccagtctgggctacatgagaccctatatTAATTTAcagatgtatatataaaatatatatgcatgtatatataatatacttgtATATGCGTACATATGCACCTGCTGAAGGATCAGAGACCTGGCTGCTGTGAGCTTGGGAATGGCCCTGAGGACTTGGGGACCCCAACTGTAGCCTGCTCCACTATGTGATCCTCTACTTGAGAGAGCCTAGGTGGGGCAGTGGGGGCAACCTTCGGAGTCCTGGCCACTGATGGCCCATTTGGGTCCAGGCTCTGTGCAACTAGGCTCCTGAGGGTGGGGTATGGGGGCCTGTGGCGTACGTACTGAAGTAAAATGGCAGCGCTGAGTAATTGTGAGCTTCCCGGTAGGCGATCAGGTTGATCTCATGTTGCCGCTGCTGGGCCTGAAGGCGGTGCTTGGCTCGGCGGTGGTGGCAGACACAGCAGCAGCTCAGGATGATGATGACGGTCCACACGAGCCAGAACCCTGCGAGTTGGGGAGGCGAGacagagaggcacacacacagtgaggaCCAGTGAGAAGGGGCAGCCTTCAAACAAGGTCTAGACGGCGCCCCCGCGGCTGGGCCCGTGCCCTCGCAGCCGGGCACACAGTCAGGCTGCACCCGGTCACTTTCTGTCACGCCACATGTTCAAAAGTGATTTTACTACAGGGAAAGATGCTTGGGACATAAGGGAGGGCCACAGAGGTGAGGAGGACCACGCCATCCGTCACTCCAGCACACTGACCGGCTCTGTACTTTAAATGCGGTGGGCACTAGTAAGAAAGCTTGGACAAAATATTTTAGACTTTCTCGGTATCTATCCTCCCTTCCCTACCCCAGCCCAGAAGATCTGCAATTGCAGGGGACTCAGAGCAGCCCCTCATATAAGAAATCTAAGGcctggtggcggcggcggcggcggcggcggtggtggcgcacgcctttaatcccagcactcgggaggcagaggcaggcggatctctgtgagttcgaggccagcctgggctacagagtgagctccaggacagccagggctacacagagaaaccctgccttgaaaaatcagaaagaaaaaggaaattctcCAGGTTCACCTGATGAGAAATGAGACAGGCCTTTCACGTTGCCTCTGTAAACTGCAATCATTAATCAGATGGAAAAGTTTTAATTGCCCCAGGCAGGACCCGTCTTCCTAGAGAGTGTAAATGACTTCCTGCACTATCTCTAATCCGGTACAATTCCATCTCCAACCCACTGCCTCCACAACCCACTGCCAACCCCCCATCCCTCAAGCCCTGTGGGCAGAGGACACCACAacccccctttcttcctccactcCAGGGCGTGTGGAGTGTAAGTCCACAGTCCTATCATTTCCTACTGTCTCAGTGAACCCAACATGAGAACACCTCCTCAATTTTGAATGGAAAAGGctttaacactttaaaaaaaaattaacggtCCTCTCTTGCTTAAATATATATAGACACATAAGGGAGAAAGACTGAAAGGAAAAACCCAAGAATaatgaccttttaaaaatgtaaatagcggggcggtggtggcacatgcctttaatcctagtactcgggaggcagaggcaggtggatctctgtgagttcgaggccagcctggtctacagagggagtcccaggacagccaggactgttacatagagaaaccttgtctcagaaaaaaataaataaataaacaaacaaacgaatgaaggaataaataatgtacatgtatgagtgtttgtctacatgtgtgtttgtgcctggtgcccttggcgGTCAGAAGAGGAAGTTAGCTCTCtcggcactggagttacagatggatgtgagaatccatgcagatgctgggaactgaccaggtcctccacaagagaaacaagtgcacttaaccactgggccagtctccagccccaaataataAGACAGCATTGTGAGAAATTtaagctttttgctttttttttcctttttcttgtttgtttatttgttttgagacagggtttctatgtgtatccctggctgtcctagaactcactctgtagaccagcctagcTTGGAACTCAAGATCTGGCTGAGGtgcacactaccaccacctgaggtttttttcaattattttattcttttaattatgAGACTAGaaaaaattcagttttaaaaatggtgaacagttttatttttaactattctttcctggttttgtttgtttgtttttttcaagacagggtttttctgtggagccctggttgtcttggaactcgctctgtacaccaggctggcctcaaactcaaagagagatcctcctgcctctacctccttgagtgctggggttaaaggcatgtgccaccacctcccagacagctttgtttttgttttttttaaacaataaatttaTTTCAACAGAGTATTGCATAGGGTAGATTTGATTAAAAcacattatgtgcatgcatgaaattatcaaacaatttttaaaaattaccctatatgtatataatgtatcaGTGCAGAGGTGTGaatgctgtgcatgtgtgtgcagaggttgG includes:
- the Wbp1l gene encoding WW domain binding protein 1-like isoform X1, with the translated sequence MERRRLLGGMALLLLQALPSPLSVRAEPPQDKEACVGTNNQSYICDTGHCCGQSQCCNYYYELWWFWLVWTVIIILSCCCVCHHRRAKHRLQAQQRQHEINLIAYREAHNYSALPFYFRFLPNYLLPPYEEVVNRPPTPPPPYSAFQLQQQLLPPQGGPAGGSPPGADPPQGSQGAQSSPLSGPSRSSTRPPSVADPQPSEVPADRAATKAPGMESSGSVAGHGELDPGAFLDRDSECKEELLKDSSSEHGSVPPDSKDKTPGRHRRFTGDSGIEVCVCNRGHHEDGLKEFSTLIDDALDGPLDFCDSCHVRPPVDEEEGLCLSSEEQAREPGHPHLPRPPACLLLNTINEQDSPNSQRSSSPS
- the Wbp1l gene encoding WW domain binding protein 1-like isoform X2; its protein translation is MPFLWGLRQDKEACVGTNNQSYICDTGHCCGQSQCCNYYYELWWFWLVWTVIIILSCCCVCHHRRAKHRLQAQQRQHEINLIAYREAHNYSALPFYFRFLPNYLLPPYEEVVNRPPTPPPPYSAFQLQQQLLPPQGGPAGGSPPGADPPQGSQGAQSSPLSGPSRSSTRPPSVADPQPSEVPADRAATKAPGMESSGSVAGHGELDPGAFLDRDSECKEELLKDSSSEHGSVPPDSKDKTPGRHRRFTGDSGIEVCVCNRGHHEDGLKEFSTLIDDALDGPLDFCDSCHVRPPVDEEEGLCLSSEEQAREPGHPHLPRPPACLLLNTINEQDSPNSQRSSSPS